The Osmerus eperlanus chromosome 12, fOsmEpe2.1, whole genome shotgun sequence genome has a segment encoding these proteins:
- the LOC134031106 gene encoding cytochrome P450 26A1, which yields MALSTLVATFLCTIVLPILLFLVAVKLWEVYMIRGRDPTCRSPLPPGSMGLPFIGETLQLILQRRKFLRMKRQKYGCIYRTHLFGNPTVRVMGADNVRQILLGEHKLVAVQWPASVRTILGSDTLSNVHGTQHKNKKKAIMRAFSRDALEHYIPVIQEEVRSAVKEWLESDSCVLVYPEMKRLMFRIAMRILLGFDPDQIKTDEHELVEAFEEMIKNLFSLPIDVPFSGLYRGLKARNFIHSKIEQNIKKKILDSDQEKKHRDALQQLMDSSRKNGEPFSMQAIKESATELLFGGHETTASTATSLVMFLGLNPDVVRKLRQELQEKEDQGVDLQGQSLNIEVLEQLKYTGCVIKETLRINPPVPGGFRVALKTFELNGYQIPKGWNVIYSICDTHDVADVFPNKEEFQPERFMAKPSENSSRFSYIPFGGGSRMCVGKEFAKVLLKIFLVELTLQSDWTLLNGPPTMKTGPTVYPVDNLPTKFSHYSRN from the exons ATGGCTTTGAGCACGTTAGTCGCGACTTTCCTGTGCACTATTGTGCTTCCTATCCTGCTCTTTTTAGTGGCGGTGAAACTCTGGGAAGTTTACATGATCCGAGGGCGCGATCCCACTTGTCGCAGCCCGCTTCCTCCTGGTTCAATGGGGTTACCTTTCATTGGAGAGACGCTGCAACTGATCCTCCAG AGGAGGAAATTCCTTCGTATGAAGCGACAGAAGTATGGCTGCATATACAGGACGCACCTCTTTGGCAACCCCACCGTGCGCGTAATGGGAGCCGACAACGTCAGACAAATTCTGCTGGGAGAACATAAACTGGTGGCCGTGCAGTGGCCGGCGTCCGTGCGGACCATTCTTGGATCGGACACACTCTCCAACGTCCACGGGACGCAGCACAAAAACAAGAAAAAG GCAATAATGCGAGCATTCTCCCGGGATGCCCTTGAACACTACATCCCGGTGATTCAGGAGGAGGTGCGGAGCGCCGTAAAAGAATGGCTGGAGAGTGACTCGTGCGTGCTGGTTTACCCAGAGATGAAGCGCCTCATGTTCCGTATCGCGATGAGGATTCTCCTTGGTTTCGACCCAGATCAGATCAAAACCGACGAACACGAACTGGTCGAAGCCTTTGAAGAAATGATCAAAAACCTGTTCTCCCTCCCAATTGATGTCCCTTTCAGTGGTCTATATCGG GGACTGAAAGCTCGTAACTTCATCCATTCTAAGATCGAGCAGAACATCAAGAAGAAGATCCTGGATTCCGACCAGGAGAAAAAGCACAGAGATGCGCTGCAGCAGCTAATGGACAGCAGTAGAAAGAACGGCGAGCCGTTTAGCATGCAG GCGATAAAGGAGTCTGCCACAGAGCTGTTGTTTGGAGGTCATGAGACCACAGCCAGCACAGCCACCTCTCTGGTCATGTTCCTGGGACTGAACCCTGATGTAGTCCGAAAGCTTCGACAAGAACTGCAGGAGAAG GAGGACCAGGGTGTGGACCTGCAGGGCCAGAGTCTTAACATTGAGGTTCTGGAGCAGCTCAAGTACACCGGCTGTGTCATCAAGGAGACCCTCAGGATCAATCCCCCTGTACCAGGAGGCTTCAGAGTTGCCCTCAAGACATTTGAACTCAAT GGATACCAGATTCCAAAAGGCTGGAATGTCATCTACAGCATCTGCGACACCCACGACGTAGCTGACGTGTTTCCCAACAAAGAAGAGTTCCAGCCTGAGAGATTCATGGCCAAACCCTCGGAGAACTCCTCCAGGTTCTCCTACATCCCCTTCGGCGGGGGTTCCAGGATGTGCGTGGGGAAGGAGTTTGCCAAGGTGCTCCTCAAGATCTTCCTGGTGGAGCTCACCCTGCAGAGCGACTGGACTCTCCTAAACGGCCCCCCCACCATGAAGACAGGACCCACCGTGTACCCCGTCGATAACCTCCCCACCAAGTTCAGCCACTATAGTCGCAACTAA